GCATCTCGCTCTGCAAAAATTGATCGTTTCCACATAGAAAAAGAAAATCTATGGAGTCTTCTCAAAGTTACCAAAAAATTTtaagtgaaattaaaaaaaaatagtaaaatGTGAGATAATGAATTAAGTTCTATTTAttagattgacctaaaattcacaacccaattcaacAACGATTaagaaactgcatgtatagccctaaaaccattctgaaatttataaatcatCATCATTATTCACCAAAAGACCCATTAATCGTTTCTGCTTCTTTCAcccattcacaactagggctttaaACTGAATTCCATGCAACATACTATTGCAACTTTCGTGGCCTGTTATTATACaatttgaaatacatattttcatgaGAAGATCAAGATCGGGAACTAATTGAAGGATCGGTAACTAGATCTTCCTTGAAAGTAGTAAATAGTGCGCCAATTCCAGGCAGACTACCTTGTCCCTTTTCTCGAAATTAAGAAGGGTTGGAACATAAGGTTTAGTTTTGGAATCGTGTAGTCTGAAACGTAGgaaagaattggaaatgagtcgggtGAGGAGTGAAATTCAgtccaaaaaatcaaaaatgcaGTCTGTCCGCGAATATCAGGCAGTACACcttttgaaagaactggtaatcaatgaataggtgaagatcttaTTGTTCCAGTTATAATTCGCAATGGATGTTAGGTGAGGAAAAGAATGTATCTCATAACTGCACCCCTTTATTCACACTTCAAATAtcatataaaattaaaaaagtaTAATAAAATACTTGGGTAAGGTAtatcataaaatatatatttataatttATAGGTACAAATTTGTCGAATATTGATAAAGGCACAATAAAAAATCTTGCAAAACCAATAATGTatatgtaaatttttttctcttaaaTATAATTAATCCTAAAAATGCATGGACAGCCTTTCAAATTGCTTGATGAGGGACTTTTTCTCAATAAATATCATTAGTTTTATGCAACTGTTTCCTTGCGGCCTTGATTAAAGGTAATAAGGACTTCAAGTCAGCTCTGTCTTCCAAAAATGGATGCTCCAATAGTTCTTCAGCGGTTGCTCTTTTATCTACTTCCACCTGAAGGCACCAATCAATAAAACTTCTTAAGTTCAGAGATAAGCTAtcccattttgtaatttttggtCTACCGTTAACAGTAATTAAATATAGGGCTCTAAGAGCAGGTTCACGTAAATATGGTGGTTCCCCGTCCAACATTTCAACTATCATTATACCTAATGACCAGATATCCACTTTTTTTCCGTATTTTTGTCTGGTAACTACTTCCGGCGCCATCCAGTAAGGCGTTCCAACCATCGTTTCCCTCTGTTCGTTACCGATTACATGAGCGCAGAAACCAAAATCGCTAACTTTAACAGAGCCGTCCATTCCTAACagaatattatcagattttataTCCCGATGAATTGTACCCCTGGAATGCAGGTAACTGATTGCTTGTAAAACCTCATAACATACTGCTGCTATCTGAGTTTCTTTCATAACTGTCTCTGTGACTACATCTGTCAAAGGGCCACCGTCACACAGTTCCATCACAACCCATAAATGCTCATCGTACATTACGAAAGCTTCAAGAAAATTAACTAAATttttatgtttgaaatttttcattattcgaaTCTCGCTGACTAGTAACTCTTTTCTGGACTGTTTCTTCATATCGATATCCTTGATCGCAACAGTTTGCTCTGTCCTAAGATCTTTCGCTACAAAAACTATTCCAGATGCTCCAGAGCCCAAATCTTTGTTTGTTTTCAAGTAGTATTGATTTGGGTCACCTGGATTGCATAATTTCCTTAATTCTACCATGTAGTCTTCGTCGGTCATTCCAGTTTTTCTCCTTATAAAACCATCATCACTGGTGTCTGattttttccttatttctaCTGTTTCATTAATACTTAAGTTTTCAATACTTTTTGCCAAATTTTTGATTGTCATTAAATTTTGTTCATCTTGTTTGTTTTTTGGTGTTGAGGGTAATGTTCCTGGCctaaaaaacatcaaaatgaACTCAAAATTCTAATTCATACTTTACTTTGAATTTGGATATCATACTTTCAATAACAACTACAATAATATTATCTCAAGACTAGATTGAGAAAATTTATCTAGAAGTACTTGAAACAATGATTATTTTGTCACCCTGTATTGCTTGCAGATTTCAAGACAGGGTTGAGCAATTAAGAAATTAgtcatttcaaaattaattaaatactACCAAATAATTGTACAGGAAATGAGTAAGCTTTGACAATAGACAATTCATGAATTGATTCTCTTCCACCAATAGCTCACCTGGTATTTTCATATTCCGAACATGAAGATAAAATTGATTCCCTACTAGTGTGAGCTTCTTTTGAATTCTCAAACCTACTTATCTCCTCAGATTCTTCATCGATATAGTTTTCAGTAACTAAAGGTTTAAATTGCGGGGTTGCTTCTAGTTTTTTCATGGAATAATTATAGTATCGAAGCACTTGTCTCACAGCAATTGGATTATTTTCTTGTTCCTCTTTGGTGATTTGTTTTCCAATCTGTCGGCACCAGGCCGAAGGTAATCCTTCCAATATGCCATCCTTATTAACACTCACATGAATGTCATGGTTTACATTAGTTGGGGTACCTATTACAGCAACTCCTGGACTTTCCTGGTGACtcttttttttgaagaaaaacatttttgtaCAGTTTGAGTTATTTAAAATTTACTTAACACTAACACGGATTATTTACTACGGAGATTTAGTACGATTTCGTTGGAAAATTCACATTTGAGCAAAAATAAACATTTTGGATGACAACACCCTCTAATTGTCAATTATCTAGTCCGTCTCTTCTGTTTCGACGTTTGACAATTACACAATATGCAATCGTTTAGACCAATGAGAGAGCTTAATCCAATGACAGCACGTCTGTCAACGTTTGGCGCGAATTTGAAATCCATATTTGAATCGAAATCCAGTAATGGAAAATTTTGCCTAGAAGTTCACTGCCTAGTGAACTGGTTTAGGAGCCTTTACGAAGGAAATGTCGTCACAAAAACATTATTACCGTGAAATTCTGCCTCATTTGATTTTACAAGCTCCCAAATCCCAATGATGAGAAAAAGCGTTACAGACGCGCATAAGGAATATTTTTATGCATTCGCGATCTGCCTTCTCTCGtctctaaaaaaatatatatattcatttatattatttatacttTATACCAAGTGCCTAGAAGCTCTATTCTATTAGTGGCTCGTCTCAGTTTGCATTTTTATGTCTTTATGATATATACCTGGATAGTCGCGTAATTCTatcgaatataatgaaacaatgaaCAATTTGCTTTTAGTAAAACTTTtccgattttctgaaaaaacaaacaGTGCAGAATTGCAAGTAATGCTGACCTGGGCCTGAAACATCATAATATTCGAACAGGTAGACTCTTCTTTGAAGAGTCTACTCTTCATAATTCTGATTTCTGACTAGGGTAGAATGGAGATCACTGCGGTCATCAAACAACATCAGCATAGGCAAATTTTTTCATAGgaatttccagaaaattaataggttattattattacatactCTTTATTCTCATACATGTCCCATACATTAAATGCAATTGAATATATATTACTCCTAACATTTTTAAGCTAAAGGATAGGACTTTGACTAGAAGCTATATGATTTCATAATATACTTAGAAAAATTTAAGTGACTTACATGTTTTTCCAACAAAATATAAAGTTACACTTCTTCGTCAACCGTATCTACAGGAATAGATCAAGCCATCAATGTGTGCgcttaaaaataaatatagtatcataaattaaaaattaattgaTCGGAAAAATAAATACGATTAGTTGATTGTGGGTGATTATAAAACTGTAATGAATTATTCTATTCCGTCTGTAGATACGAAACCTTACAGGCTAATCTTCAATTTATTCTCATCTCCcttgttttcagtttttttctcatttcattCTTTAAGTACCTGCTTAAATCTTGGGTAATTCATAGGAAGAGAGAGTCAATATGGAGATAAGCCCAAAACctttttccaatttgaaaattttctacaaacCAGGTGTCGCACATATTATTGTGAAAAACCTTTCAAGGCAAACTTCTTATAGCACCAACTTACATATATAGTCAACAATATTTAATTTATTGTATTGTGTACCATTCAAAAGCTCGATCACAAAAATTCATTAGTTTTTCTTGAGTTCAACCACACTTAATCATGCAAGAAACAATTTTTACAGTTATGTCCAAACCACTATATGTATAATTTATGTATATTAAAAATGCGCTTCTAGTCCGTTGGTTCAAGcaatttttttggtaaaataATCCGATATTTTCCGTGTTTCCTTCATTTTTAATCTATAAGTGGCACTTGTATGTATGGGAATTCGTTTTTTGCACGTTGGTTCAACTCAAAGAAAAAGAGGCTAGTTACAAACAACAGTAATTCTTCCGGAGGCTCAAACATAAACAAACAAGTATTGATAGGCCCTTTAGTTGTTGGTAAAATTCATTGGGTTATTCAGAAATATACGCAGGTAAGATATGAGGAACTAGATAACATAAAATTATATTACACAGTAAAATGTAACATTCAAAGCGAAAGAAATAATTATATAGCACGAGCATTCAACAAAACATAAGGATCAATGAAAACGGTGCTAATTGgatgaaataaaaatgtttaaaaTTATGCGAGGAAGATTGTCTATTGTTGTTAATGCTATCTATTTAATTATTTCTTGCAATCTAAGCTATTGATCTTTATAGCTTAAAGTTTAAATTTCGAATTGATTCTATTCTAATGTTCAAAATTTAAGAATCGACTCCACAGTCGCAGTTTAACACTGAAGTTCACAACATCAAGTGTTTCGATAAATTCAAAGTATTCTAAATTTGGTTTGCCCTTTCTTGAAAAACCAGTCTATGGCATCCAACGATTAAATTCTCAAAACTACCTAACTTTTAAACTTGGGTCTATGCTAGGCGTGTGAAGACTGCTTTAGATTAGGATAAATATCTTTTACAAGGAGGTACAAACGAGGAAGATATATGGTATACCTTGGCTTTAAATTATGGTATTAAAATGGACGTTTCAGAGATGGATTCAGTGTTTCTTTTTTTGGCCAGTTTCGTACCACGGTTCGTTGCGTTCAATTTTGAAAAGAGCGTTTGTAGAAACCAAGTTTGCTGATTGGGGAAACGGTGCTTTAGAATTCTAAGCGATAGGCTGAACATGACGTTTCATGGTCTTGCAGATTTATGGTACATCGGCTGGCTGACGGTGATAGATCGATCTTGTATTTAGTCAGCAATTCTTCGTTCTCAGCTACCCAGTAGCCCAGCACATCGGTGTCATAAGTTGGGATGATGGTCACTTctggaaaaataattcaaaaatttgtaATGAATCGGTTGAGCACTATTTTAtatgcataattttcaaaaacgaaaaatattctCACCTAAATCTTTATCCTCCCACGTCTGCTTTGCTTCAAGAAGTGCGTTGTAGACCTCTCGACTAGGTTCAATTCCAGAGAAAACGTAATACCTCGCCCTGACTTTTTTGAAGAAATCGACGTAGGCGTAGTTCGAATTTCCATGATGGGGGACATAGGTGAGGTCAACGTACACAGGATTTATCTTCTTCTTATTCTTAGAAGGAGACTCCGACCTTGCCCTGTCATCATTTATTCTATTCTTGGCCATAACGTTTGAAGGTAGCTTCCTTTCTTTCTTCGGCGTGCTTTTTTCGTTTGGAGGAGCAGGACTTGGTAGACCCAGTGGTTTTCCCCAAGCTTCAATCGGATCCTTATCCTCCTTATCACTTGGTAATTCTCCGTAAAAGCTCGACGTCATCGGATCTTGAGCAGGAAATTCTAGACCTCCCGTAGCGGCACTGAACTTCTTGCCATCAAACTTAGCCTTGGTCAGATCGTGCAGATGCGTGAGTGGCACTTCAGATCTTCCTGAAAGGTCATCTCCGTCATCCGCGTCCCTGTCGTCATCTGGTAGAGCACCGTAAAACGACATCATCATAGGATCCATCTGCTCGGACATTTTGTGATGTAGTTGTGAGGTGAAATCATCCTCACTATCGCTGACCTTATCACTACCAAAGGGCGGCTTCTGGGCGTTGATGGTAGATGTGACACTTTGGACATCTTGAGAAGATAGCTCTTTTCTAGGCACATCTGTGATATGTTTTTCGATTTCAGATTCATGTGATGAAACAGTACCGACTTCTGAATCCTCAGCTTTGATATGAG
The window above is part of the Coccinella septempunctata chromosome 8, icCocSept1.1, whole genome shotgun sequence genome. Proteins encoded here:
- the LOC123319373 gene encoding serine/threonine-protein kinase PAK 1, with protein sequence MFFFKKKSHQESPGVAVIGTPTNVNHDIHVSVNKDGILEGLPSAWCRQIGKQITKEEQENNPIAVRQVLRYYNYSMKKLEATPQFKPLVTENYIDEESEEISRFENSKEAHTSRESILSSCSEYENTRPGTLPSTPKNKQDEQNLMTIKNLAKSIENLSINETVEIRKKSDTSDDGFIRRKTGMTDEDYMVELRKLCNPGDPNQYYLKTNKDLGSGASGIVFVAKDLRTEQTVAIKDIDMKKQSRKELLVSEIRIMKNFKHKNLVNFLEAFVMYDEHLWVVMELCDGGPLTDVVTETVMKETQIAAVCYEVLQAISYLHSRGTIHRDIKSDNILLGMDGSVKVSDFGFCAHVIGNEQRETMVGTPYWMAPEVVTRQKYGKKVDIWSLGIMIVEMLDGEPPYLREPALRALYLITVNGRPKITKWDSLSLNLRSFIDWCLQVEVDKRATAEELLEHPFLEDRADLKSLLPLIKAARKQLHKTNDIY